The genomic region CTGCTGCTGGCCACCGGACATCTCTGTCGGGCGGTGCCGCGCCCGGTCGCCGAGTCCGACCTGTTCGAGAACCTCGCGCACCTGGGCCTTCTTCGGGCGGCGGCCGGCCAGCCGCAGCGGCAGGGCCACGTTCTGCTCGGCGGTCAGCGAGGGCAGCAGGTTGAACGCCTGGAACACAAAGCCGATGCGCTCGCGGCGCAGCAGGGTCAGCTTGGTCTCGCTCACCCTGGTCAGCTCCGTGTCGCCCAAAGCGACCGAGCCCGACGTGGGCCGGTCCAGGCCCGCGGCGCACTGCAGCAGGGTCGACTTGCCGGACCCGGAGGGGCCCATCACGGCGGTGAACGTCCCCCTCGGGAAGGCGAGCGATACCTGGTCGAGGGCGGTGACGGACGTGCCGCCCGAGCCGTACCGCCGGGTTACGGAGCGCAATCGGATCGCGTCGTTGCTCATATGTTCCCCCACCAGTACCTGCTCCTCGGCTCGTTGGTGCCTCCACGAAACCGCGGAAGCCCCTCGCGACGCAGTACGGCCCGAACGAGACTTGGGGTGGTGCCAGGCCTACCCCCGATACGCACCCTGGACCGATGGCACCGGAACGATAGGGCCACCTACGGTCATGCACATGCACCCTCGGAATGTGTGGCAGGCCATGTCCCGGCCGGGCTTCCTGCTGTCGGCCTGGCCCTGGCGGTCCGCCGCGTATCTGCTCACCGGCGCGGTGACCGGCGTCGCCACCTTGGTGGGGATCGTGACGGTGGCAGCGGTCTGCGGTGCGCTCGCCATCGTCTTGGTGGGGCTGCCCCTGCTCGTCGTGGTTGCCCTCAGCGGGATACCGGTGGCCCGGGTGGAGCGGCGCAGGGTGCGCCTGATCGACCGCAACCCGGTGTCCGGCCGGCACCAGGTGCCGACCGCGCCGGGACTGTGGGCCTGGCTGACCACCCGGCTGCGCGAACAGACGACCTGGCGGGAGCTCGGGTACGCGCTGCTGTTCGCCGGGCTGCTGTGGCCGGTCGACGCCCTGGCCATCACGGTCGCCCTGCTCTTCCCACTGTCCATGGTCGCCACCCCGCTGCTGATGGCCACGGTCGGCGACGGCCATGAGGCGAAGGTGCTCAAGCAGTGGACGGTCACCACATGGCCGACCGCTTTCGGCGTCGCCGTACTGGGCCTGCTCCTGATGAGCCTGTGCGCTTACGTGCTCGGCGTCACGGCGGGCGCCCGCGCCGAGCTGGCCCGGCTGCTGATCGCCTCCCCTGAGGGCGAGCTCAGTGCCAAGGTGGTCGAACTGGCCCGCTCCCGCGTCCGGTTGGTCGATGCCTTCGAGGCCGAGCGGCGACGTATCGAGCGCGATCTGCACGACGGCGCCCAACAGCGCCTTGTGGCCCTGACGATGGCCCTCGGGCTGGCCCGCCTCGACGCCCCGCCCGGCCCGCTCGCCGACCAGCTCACCAAGGCCCACGAGGAGGCGGGCAAGGCGCTCGCGGAGCTGCGCGAGCTCATCCACGGCATCCACCCCAAGGTCCTCACGGACTACGGACTTCCGGCCGCGGTCGCCGACGCAGCTGATCGTTCGACGGTCCCCGTCGACGTGAACCTCGAACTGCCGGGCCGGCCGCCCCAGGCGGTCGAGTCCGCAGCGTATTTTGTGGTCTGCGAGGCACTGGCCAACGTCGCCAAACACAGCGGGGCCGACCGCGCGCAGGTGAGCGGCGGTCATCGCGACGGCCGCCTGTTCCTCGAGGTGCGCGACGACGGCTGCGGCGGCGCGGACGCCTCGGCGGGCAGCGGCCTCACCGGGCTCGCGGACCGGGTATCGGTCCTGGATGGCAGACTTGCCCTGACCAGTCCGCCGGGTGGACCGACTCTGTTGCGTGTGGAGTTTCCTTGCGAGTTGACCAAGGCGGCCGATCGCTCCGCATAGTGCTGGCCGAAGACAGCGTGCTGCTGCGGGAAGGGCTCATCGGCCTGCTCAGCCGCTGCGGCCACGAGGTGGTGTCGGCCGTCGGGGACGCGCAGGCACTGGTCGCCGCGGTCGAGGAGCATGCCCCCGACATCGTGGTGACGGACGTACGCATGCCGCCCGGTTTCCAGGACGAGGGCCTGCACGCGGCAGTGCGGCTGCGTGAGAAGCGCCCCACACTCCCGGTCCTGGTCCTCAGTCAGTACGTGCAACGGACGTACGCCGCCGAACTCCTGGACTCCGGAGACGGATCAGGCGTCGGTTATCTGCTCAAGGACCGGGTCGGCCAGGTTGAGGAGTTTGTAGAAGCGCTGCACAAGGTGGCGGACGGCGGGACGGTGGTCGACCCCGAGGTGGTGCGCCAGTTGCTGCGCCGCCGCCGCGATCCGCTGGAGCAGCTCACCCCGCGCGAACGCGAGGTGCTGGCACTGATCGCCGAAGGCAAGTCCAACGGCGCGATCGCCAAGGAGCTGGTGGTTTCCGAAGCGGCGATCGGCAAGCACATCGGCAACATCCTCACCAAGCTGGACCTGCCTCCGACGGACAAGACCCACCGCAGGGTCCTGGCCGTCCTCACTTACCTGCGGGCGTGACCCACCGAGCGCGCTGGGCTGCCATGCCTGGCTCGACATCAGCCGCAAGGCACGGCGTCGACAGCCCGTTTTGCGGGTGTTGATACCCGACACGGGTTGTCGGCACTGCCGACCCTCGGTTTCGCCGTGGCCGGGGCCAGGGCCAGGGTTCGGCTCGACTCGGCTCGGCTCGGCTCGGCCGAGGGGTGGTCGTGCCTGGCAGGAACCCGAGGACCGCCGCGGCGCCCTCCGTCTCGCGAAGGACCTTGCCCCGGAACGTGGTCGGGGCTTCGGCGGGCGGCTGTCGCAGCGCGAAGTTCGCCGTAAGGACCTCCTGGACGGTCGACCGGAGTTCGTCGAGTGCGCGGCCCAGCATCGCGTGGACCTCGGCGTCCCGCTCCTCGTCGGCGGTGCGGCGCCGGGTGGACTCCAGCATCATGCCGGTCGCGAAGAGCCGCTGGACGACCAGATCGTGCAGGTCACGGGCGATCCGGTCACGGTCCTCGAAGACCGCGAGCCGCTCCCGGCGCTGCTGGGCGTCCGCGAGGACCAGCGCGAGCGCGGCCTGCGAGGCGAACTGCGTGGCCGGCGGCTGCTCGACGGACGTGTACGAACGGTCGCCGCGCCTGCGGGGAAGAGCGAGGGTGCCGATGAGCCGGCCGTCGGCCTGGAGCGGCAGCAGCATGCTCGGCCCGAACCGGTGCCGTACCCGCGTCGTCATGCGCGGGTCGGTCGCCGAGTCCTCGACGAACACCGGTTCCAAGCCCGGGAGTTGCACAAGGACCGAACTGCCCGGCTCGATGGTCGTACCGACGAGGTCGGCAACGGCCCCGCCGCGACGGCGGCGCCGCCCGGGTCGTCGAGCGTCGACGCCGCCACGATCTCCATGCCGCCCTCTCTCGTGGGCAGCAGGATCACACCGGCCGAGGCGTCGGCGAGGATCCTGGCGCCCTCAGGTGGCCAGCGGGTCGAGGACCAGCGGCTCGATCCTGCCCTCCAGCATCGCGCCCAGGCCGAGGATCGCGCACACGTCGGGCCGTTCGGCGATGTGCACCGGCATGCCCGTCGCGTGCCGCAGCATCTGGTCGAGGCCGGGCAGCAGCGCGCTGCCGCCGACCATCATGATCCCGCGGTCGGCGAGGTCGGCCACCAGGTCCGGCGGGCAGACCCGCAGCACCTTGCCGATGCCGTCGAGTACGGCGGTCAGCGGGGTCTGGATCGCGTCGCGCACGGCGGCCGTGTCGACCTGTACGGAACGGGCGAGACCGGTGGCCACGTCCCTGCCGTGGATCTCGGTGGAGGCGGGACCGTGCGCGGTGAGCCCGTTCCCGGAGAGGGCGAGCTGCAGCGGTCGTACGGACTGGGACGGGAGCATCAACTCGTGCTGGTGGCGCAGGTGTTGGACGATCGCGTGATCGATGGCCTCGCCGCCGACGGGGATGCGCGCGGCGGTCACGATCGCTCCGAGGGACAGCACCGCGACCTGGGTGGCGGCGGCCCCGCACACCATGATCATGGTGGCCTCGGGCCGTTCCACGGGCAGTCCGCAGCCGACGCCGGCGGCGATGAGCGTGTCGACGAGCTCGACGCGCCGCGCACCGAGTCCGACGAGCGTCTCGACCGCGGCCCGCTCCGCGAGCGGGTCGGCGTCGTGCGGGGTGCAGATGGCGGCCCGCAGCCGGGGCTTGCGGCGCAGGGCGCGGCGGACCTTGTCGCCGAGCAGCTGGCGCAGCATGCGCTGGGCCATCTCGATGTCGACGACCGTGCCGCCGGAGACGGGCCGCACGACGCGGATGTAGTCGGGCGTACGGCCCGTCATCTTCTCGGCGAACTCGCCGACGGCGATCAGGGCGCCGGTCTTCGTGTTCACGGCGGCCACGCTCGGCTGGTCCACGACGAGCCCGGCGCCCTTCACGAAGACCCGTGTCCTCGCCGCCCCCATGTCGACGGCGAAATGACAGCGGCGCAACTGCTCCAGGCTGGCGGTCATGGCTGGTCCTCCCGAGAGCGCGGACGGTGGGACGCGGCCGGGATGGCGGTCCTCCTTCGCATCGTGGGGGACCTGACAGGGTGTCGCCTTTCGGGTGGGCCGGGCGGGGTGCCGCCGTATGGGTGGTTTCTGGGCGACGGCGACGGCGGAGGTTCCGCGGTCGGCGGCGTCGGGCGGTGGCTCAGGTGTTGGGGAGCGCCCGGAGCAGGGGTGCCCATGAGGCCGTGGTCAGCTCGCAGCCCGCGTGGGCCAGGCGCTCCCTGTGCCGCTCGGAGCGGGTGTAGCCGAGGAAGCGGAGGCCGATGGCGTTCGCGGCGGTCAGCTCGGCGACCGACGAGCCGACCAGGATGGCGTCCGACGGCGACGCGCCGAGGTGGTCCAGAGCCCGCAGGAGACAGTCGGGGTCCGGCATCAGCCGGGTCAGGTCGTCGGCGCGGCCGTGCACTCCGCCCGTCACCAGACCGGTCAGCCGTCCGTGGGCCTGCAGATACTTCCAGACGGCACTCGGCGCGTTGTCCGCGACGACGGAGACGCGTCGGCCCAGGGCGTTGAGCGTGGTGATCAGGGAGTCGGAGAACGGGGTCGTCGCGGCGGTCGTCACCGCCCGTTCCTCGATGCGGTTGAGCCGGCGGCGCAGATCGGCTCCCAGCGGGTGGCCGGCGAACGCGCGCAACAGGTCGAGCGGGTTGGCGTGCCCTTCCAGGGGCGGGGTGGGCGCGCCCTGCGCGGAGAGCGGCTCACCGCCCAGCGCGGCCTCGGGGTGACGCAGTTCGGCGAGGAGGGCGGCGAGTTCCCGGGTGGCCTGGTCCTCCTTGGCCCGGGTGTAGAGGCGTACGAGGGGGCCGTCGAAGCCGATGAGCACGTAGGGGGCGTCGAGCAGGGCGGTGGCGGCGTCGTCCGGGGGCACGACCGGCTTCGACGGCGCCCGGAGGGCGGACTGCGCCTCGCCCTCCGCCACCAGCCCGATCGAGCACGCCACCGACAGCCCCGGCACCGGCCAGCCGCGCAGCCCGCCGCGCGCCGCGTGCTGTGCCGCGCCCGCACGACGGAGTGGGTGCCGCCGCGTGACGCGGCCCGTCTCTTTGATCACGTGGTGGAGAAGGCGTTCGGACACGTCGGCGGTTTCCCCGCGCACGAAGGCCACCGGGTCGTCGACGTGCCAGGACAGCTCGACGGACGCCGCGAAGGTTCCGTCGCCGGAACTGGGGAACGACAGCTCGTGACTGGCCTGGTGGGCGGTCAGGTCGACCTCGTAGTACGTGATGAGGCTCCCCGTGGTCGGTGTGTCGTCGAGCCGTTCGGGGTCGAGGAGCGTCAGCGCGTCGTCGTCGGCGGGCTGGACGACGACGGCGGTGCGGCCGGGCTCGGGGAGGCGGATCGACCGGAGGTCGTGGGTGGTGAAGGGGCCGCGGACGAGGTCGCGCTGTTCGGGGGCGGGGGCGGGGGCGGGGTCCGGTGCGTGTTCCGGGCTGCGTTCCGGGACGTTAAGTTGGCAGTACCAGGCGAGGGGCGGCCCGTCGGTCGCCCGCTGCGGGGGCAGGGGCTGGAAGCGCGCCGGGTCGACGGGCAGACTCCCGGCTGTCAGTTCCTGGTGCAGGGCGGGGGAGAGGACGACGGTGATATCCGCGGAGGAGTCCTCCAGGGAGGCCCGCAGATCGTTCTCCGGTAGGAAGCTGCCGACGAACTGGATGGTGTGCCAGAACGTCACCCGGATCCTGGGCGGGTCCTCCAACTCCAGCAGCGCGCCCGGTAGTTTGCGCAGCACTGCGCCGAGGACGGGCAGTACGGACGCCTCGGGTTCGGTGACCACGAGGTAGCCGTTGTCACGGGCCAGCACCTCGTACTGGTCCGGTGCCAGGTCAGTCAGGGAGAGCAGCCGGGTCAGGGCGCGGCCGAGGACGAGGTGTGCCAGGCGGTGCTCGCCGGGGTCGTCGGGGTCGTCGGCGAACGGAGTGAACTCAAGGAGGACGGTGGCTCCACCGCTGTCCCGTCCCTCCAGCGGCTGGATGCTCCGCTCGAAGTCGCCGATTTCCAGGCCGAGTTCCCGGTCGGGCGCCCGGTCGGGTTCGAGGCCGAGTTCCAGGTCGAGTTCGGCAAGGTCCCTCAGGAGGCTCTGGTGCAGGGACGTGAGGCGGGCGCGGGCCGACTCGGCGGCGGGCCCGGGGACGCCGTCGAGGGGTTCGCCGTGCCAGAGGTCGAGTGCCTGCCGGACGGCACGGCGGGCTTCCGCCGGGTCGCCTTCGTCCCGGCGGGACCTCGCGCGGGCCGCGCATTCCTCGAAGAGGTGCACGTCGATCGTTCTGGGCGGCGCGTATACGGCGTAGCCGCCGGGGGTGCTCGCCAGAATCCCGTTGCCCAGAACGCCGCGCAGGCGGGCGGCGTACAAGGAGAGGAGGTGGGCGGCCCGCTCGGGCAGTCGCTGCCCCCACAGACCTGTGGCCAGTTCGGCGTACGGCACTGATCTGCCGTTCCTGAGGAGCAGCATGCACAGGAGCGCCTGCTCCTCAGGGGAGGCGAGGGGCAACTGAGCTCGGCTTTCCTGCGCCACCAGAACCGGGCCGAGGAGACGGTAGACGTGCCGGTCGCTCGCGGCGGCGTGCCGTGCGTCAGCCTTGAAGACCGGGGAGAGGAAGGCGTCTCTGCCACGCTGCTGTAGGGCCAGGTCCCAGGAGACGAGGTCGGTGACAGAGTCGGCGAAACCCGTCCGGAAGAGCGGGCTTGGGTCCTCCCCGGCCAGCTCGATCAGCAGGTGTCCGAAGTCGTTCAGATCCTGCGACTCCGTGCGGTCCCGCATGTTCCCCAGCGCGAAGGGGGTGATCGCGAAGGAGCCGTCCGGGCGTGCCAGAACGTTGTTCGGCGTGAGTCGGCCGTGCGCCTGGCCACGAGCGTGCACCGCGGCCAGGCCCTGTGCGACCTGGTGCGCCAGTTGGGCGAGCATCCAGTCGGGCAGCCGGGAGCCCCCCTCGGCGATGAGCTCGGCCAGGGTGACCCCGTCCACGAACTCCGTGACCAGGTACGGGACGCCATTGTCGACGCCGCAGTCATGGACGGCGATGACGTGAGGGTTCTCGACCTGGGTGAGTGCGCGTGCCGTCTCCAGGAGTCGCTCGTGGTGCTCCGGACCGATGTCGTAGTCGATGTCGTACTGGTAGACCGCCACCGTCCTGCCGAGCCGTGTGTCCTCCGCCTGCCACACCTGCGAGCCGGCCGCCACCTCCCGGACCAGCCGATACCTGCCCAGCACGAGTCGTGGTTCGGCCGGCTTCGCCGGGGCCCCGCCCAAGGCCGGCTTCGGCGGGGCCCCGCCCAGCCTCCGTACGCTCTCCTCCCGTACCGCCGCGAACGGTTC from Streptomyces sp. NBC_00878 harbors:
- a CDS encoding SAV_2336 N-terminal domain-related protein, encoding MRSEADAGTGSDADTGSRAGAGAGAGAARLADILTEAGGGPRPTSVELAELLWLAGHMETPETDATTTDSATRSSDSDSSGSGSSTSGTGSPSPPPPASRGAGNGATSTHSPAPNTQANPPHTGQGHPDNRVPLRLPGTPDAADGPNGRQGPEDPDTDGPYTSLLAPAPPMLPHPLTLQRALRPLKRRVPAPFGQELDEAATAHRIARFGAAPQWWLPVLRPTTERWLTLHLVYDAGPTMPVWRPLVRELHTALAQSGIFRTVELHRLETDGTVRRPGSQEAYADGRTVTLLISDCMGPQWRDGPAGSRWYATLRRWSARMPVAVVQPLPERLWRTTALPATTARIAAPGPATPNSGYDVDSYAIDMEELPREVLPVPVLEASAPWLANWSALVAGGGRLPGAVGLLGAAPPPAPVDERGRSDVERLTPEELLLRFRSLASPEAFRLAGHLAVGRPELPVMRLVHAAIERNPQPQHLAEVILSGALTAVPGTAGSYAFRPGVRELLLRTLPRSARGRTSELVARAGALIDARAGVKPGEFRVAVPGPGNVTAGGEPFAAVREESVRRLGGAPPKPALGGAPAKPAEPRLVLGRYRLVREVAAGSQVWQAEDTRLGRTVAVYQYDIDYDIGPEHHERLLETARALTQVENPHVIAVHDCGVDNGVPYLVTEFVDGVTLAELIAEGGSRLPDWMLAQLAHQVAQGLAAVHARGQAHGRLTPNNVLARPDGSFAITPFALGNMRDRTESQDLNDFGHLLIELAGEDPSPLFRTGFADSVTDLVSWDLALQQRGRDAFLSPVFKADARHAAASDRHVYRLLGPVLVAQESRAQLPLASPEEQALLCMLLLRNGRSVPYAELATGLWGQRLPERAAHLLSLYAARLRGVLGNGILASTPGGYAVYAPPRTIDVHLFEECAARARSRRDEGDPAEARRAVRQALDLWHGEPLDGVPGPAAESARARLTSLHQSLLRDLAELDLELGLEPDRAPDRELGLEIGDFERSIQPLEGRDSGGATVLLEFTPFADDPDDPGEHRLAHLVLGRALTRLLSLTDLAPDQYEVLARDNGYLVVTEPEASVLPVLGAVLRKLPGALLELEDPPRIRVTFWHTIQFVGSFLPENDLRASLEDSSADITVVLSPALHQELTAGSLPVDPARFQPLPPQRATDGPPLAWYCQLNVPERSPEHAPDPAPAPAPEQRDLVRGPFTTHDLRSIRLPEPGRTAVVVQPADDDALTLLDPERLDDTPTTGSLITYYEVDLTAHQASHELSFPSSGDGTFAASVELSWHVDDPVAFVRGETADVSERLLHHVIKETGRVTRRHPLRRAGAAQHAARGGLRGWPVPGLSVACSIGLVAEGEAQSALRAPSKPVVPPDDAATALLDAPYVLIGFDGPLVRLYTRAKEDQATRELAALLAELRHPEAALGGEPLSAQGAPTPPLEGHANPLDLLRAFAGHPLGADLRRRLNRIEERAVTTAATTPFSDSLITTLNALGRRVSVVADNAPSAVWKYLQAHGRLTGLVTGGVHGRADDLTRLMPDPDCLLRALDHLGASPSDAILVGSSVAELTAANAIGLRFLGYTRSERHRERLAHAGCELTTASWAPLLRALPNT
- a CDS encoding response regulator transcription factor; this encodes MLAEDSVLLREGLIGLLSRCGHEVVSAVGDAQALVAAVEEHAPDIVVTDVRMPPGFQDEGLHAAVRLREKRPTLPVLVLSQYVQRTYAAELLDSGDGSGVGYLLKDRVGQVEEFVEALHKVADGGTVVDPEVVRQLLRRRRDPLEQLTPREREVLALIAEGKSNGAIAKELVVSEAAIGKHIGNILTKLDLPPTDKTHRRVLAVLTYLRA
- a CDS encoding rod shape-determining protein; amino-acid sequence: MTASLEQLRRCHFAVDMGAARTRVFVKGAGLVVDQPSVAAVNTKTGALIAVGEFAEKMTGRTPDYIRVVRPVSGGTVVDIEMAQRMLRQLLGDKVRRALRRKPRLRAAICTPHDADPLAERAAVETLVGLGARRVELVDTLIAAGVGCGLPVERPEATMIMVCGAAATQVAVLSLGAIVTAARIPVGGEAIDHAIVQHLRHQHELMLPSQSVRPLQLALSGNGLTAHGPASTEIHGRDVATGLARSVQVDTAAVRDAIQTPLTAVLDGIGKVLRVCPPDLVADLADRGIMMVGGSALLPGLDQMLRHATGMPVHIAERPDVCAILGLGAMLEGRIEPLVLDPLAT
- a CDS encoding sensor histidine kinase, with amino-acid sequence MSRPGFLLSAWPWRSAAYLLTGAVTGVATLVGIVTVAAVCGALAIVLVGLPLLVVVALSGIPVARVERRRVRLIDRNPVSGRHQVPTAPGLWAWLTTRLREQTTWRELGYALLFAGLLWPVDALAITVALLFPLSMVATPLLMATVGDGHEAKVLKQWTVTTWPTAFGVAVLGLLLMSLCAYVLGVTAGARAELARLLIASPEGELSAKVVELARSRVRLVDAFEAERRRIERDLHDGAQQRLVALTMALGLARLDAPPGPLADQLTKAHEEAGKALAELRELIHGIHPKVLTDYGLPAAVADAADRSTVPVDVNLELPGRPPQAVESAAYFVVCEALANVAKHSGADRAQVSGGHRDGRLFLEVRDDGCGGADASAGSGLTGLADRVSVLDGRLALTSPPGGPTLLRVEFPCELTKAADRSA
- a CDS encoding ABC transporter ATP-binding protein, which encodes MSNDAIRLRSVTRRYGSGGTSVTALDQVSLAFPRGTFTAVMGPSGSGKSTLLQCAAGLDRPTSGSVALGDTELTRVSETKLTLLRRERIGFVFQAFNLLPSLTAEQNVALPLRLAGRRPKKAQVREVLEQVGLGDRARHRPTEMSGGQQQRVALARALITRPEVLFGDEPTGALDSQTSREVLTLLRGMVDRDGRTIIMVTHDPVAASYADRVVFLVDGRVNGELIGSCAEDIAARMTKLEAAPC